The Haloferax marinisediminis nucleotide sequence CGACATGCGCGACCCGGACGTCGAGCGGGTGGCTCGAGCATTCGGCACAAGTGTTATTCTCGATGGCAAGGGTTCGGTCGGAACGCTCCGGAGAGCGGCATGCAGGGACGGCATTCCGACAGTCACAGTGGAGATGGGGCGTGCACACCGGTTCCAGACGGCTCACCTCGATCGGGCTCTACACTGCGTAGCAAGCGTGCTCGCAGAACACGAGGTCCTCCCCGACCGACCAGTTTCGTGGCCCGGATGGACTCGTGTGGTCGCCCGTGGTGGCGAAAAGAGGTGGCTCCGCGCAGAAACCGCTGGGCTCGTCGAAATGAAGTGGGGGCCGCATCCGCTCGTCGAAGAGGGCGAGCCCCTGTTCGTCGTCTCCGACCACTTCAAAGACGACGTGGAGGTGGTTCGTGCACCATCTACTGGCCTGGTCGTCGGTGTTCTCGAAAACGCAGTCGCGTATCCGGGCCACCCGCTGTGTCATTTCGTGACTGTCGACGAACGAACCGCCGATATCATCCGCGAAGACATTCAGCGCGGTGTGTTCGACATCTACCGTGAAGGGGGCTTTCAGTGGCCAGAGCCTCGATGGTACGCTGAACATCGTAGTAGCCCAGCCCGTAACACGAGTACATAGAATGGTCTCATCGTGATTTCTGTACCGAAGTGGAGTGACGAACCCCTACGCGGTACTCTCCCTTCACGAA carries:
- a CDS encoding succinylglutamate desuccinylase/aspartoacylase family protein, with translation MFREDAHFGGHVITPGERRTFRFECGETYHGDSLEIPVTVINGEFEGPTVFLTAAVHGDELNGVKIVQEVARQYDPEDIHGTLVCLHVLNVPGFLAQQRYVPIYDEDLNRSFPGGPHGTLASRLANMVYTEFISNCDLGIDFHTSTRNRATMYHVRADMRDPDVERVARAFGTSVILDGKGSVGTLRRAACRDGIPTVTVEMGRAHRFQTAHLDRALHCVASVLAEHEVLPDRPVSWPGWTRVVARGGEKRWLRAETAGLVEMKWGPHPLVEEGEPLFVVSDHFKDDVEVVRAPSTGLVVGVLENAVAYPGHPLCHFVTVDERTADIIREDIQRGVFDIYREGGFQWPEPRWYAEHRSSPARNTST